The window TCTCACCGAGTTTGCGGACGGCCTCGGGCGGCATCGGCGCCGTCCCGTACATCAGCATCTGGAGCGAGCTGTAGTCGTGTGTCTCGATGTCTGGATGCTGGAGCGCGAGCACAATCATGCTGGGCACCGCATAGCTGAGAACAACCTTGTGCTGCTCGATCAGAGCGAGGAAGCGCCCGGCATCGAACCGGGGCTGGATGATGCTGGTCATGCCGGCCTTGAGCGGCGTCATCATCATTGCGTGGGTACCCGCGAAGGTGAAGAGGGGCACGGCGTGGAGAAACGCGCGGCCACCGAACATCTTGTCGAGGCCCCCGCTGCCGCCCAGTGAGATCACATCGCCGTGGGTGCAGGCCACGCCCTTGGGAAAGCCCGTCGTTCCCGAGGTGTAGAGAATGTCGCAGAGATCATCGGCCGCGCAGGGGATCGCAAATTCGGAATCGTCGCCGTCCTTCAGTAACTCGTCGAGATCCAGCTCGCCTCCGGCCCCCTTCAGCGCCGCCCACCGAACACAGGGCGCGTTCTTGCGTGCGGCTTCAAGCTTTGCTGCGACCGACGCCTCGCCGAGGGCGCCGACTGCTTCACTGTTGGAGAGGATGTAGGAAATCTCGCCGGCAGCCAGGCGGGTGTTGATGGGAACGATGACGCCGCCGGCCTTGTGAACGGCGAAGTAGCCCACCATGAATGAGACTGCTTCGGCGTTGTTGAACAGCAGCGCGACGCGGTCGCCCTTTTCAAGTCCCAACCCCGCCAGCTTGCGCCCCAGCCGATTGCTCAGCCGGCCCCATTCGCCATAGGTGATCTGCGAAATCCCGTCGACGATCGCCGCGAGCTGATCGGGCGTCTTCGCCGCCTGGGAGCGGAGCAGATCTACAATGGACTCAACCATGACTCTCCCCTCGATCCGGCCCGCCCGGAAGCTGCGGCGGTCCGAGCCCATTTATTCATTGCATGCGATATATGTCAACAAAAATCGGAGAACAACACCTGTTTCAAACAAAATCACGGACGCATCTATCTCATAACTATGCAATTTTATTATATATATCTTCTTATCTCTATTATGCTGATGAGCGGCGGATAAAATATTAATTGACGATATAA is drawn from Chrysiogenia bacterium and contains these coding sequences:
- a CDS encoding AMP-binding protein gives rise to the protein MVESIVDLLRSQAAKTPDQLAAIVDGISQITYGEWGRLSNRLGRKLAGLGLEKGDRVALLFNNAEAVSFMVGYFAVHKAGGVIVPINTRLAAGEISYILSNSEAVGALGEASVAAKLEAARKNAPCVRWAALKGAGGELDLDELLKDGDDSEFAIPCAADDLCDILYTSGTTGFPKGVACTHGDVISLGGSGGLDKMFGGRAFLHAVPLFTFAGTHAMMMTPLKAGMTSIIQPRFDAGRFLALIEQHKVVLSYAVPSMIVLALQHPDIETHDYSSLQMLMYGTAPMPPEAVRKLGEICPKTMLLNVYGLTEGGGAACSLPPFEAKKRPGSIGRPLPGTELKIITEEGNEAAPNEVGEIRMRGKHRRRYFNNEEASSDTWTEDGWLKTGDLGYLDEDGYLYISGRNKDMIIRGGFNVYPVEIEAALHEHPEILEVAVIGVPHDVLGEDIKACIVARPGANLSEDDIAKFCEDRLADYKRPRQIEFMAELPRNALGKVLKRSLRGGSDDQSGTGLAAEA